One region of Culex pipiens pallens isolate TS chromosome 2, TS_CPP_V2, whole genome shotgun sequence genomic DNA includes:
- the LOC120427768 gene encoding activating transcription factor of chaperone isoform X2, which yields MNDYDQWLGQKLKMPQLAGSYVQSAVVPLIAPEIGPFQPQPAKVQNTEELLMEFDCVYENVELTHLTPPQTPPQEVSFVGGQVEQQQSAPVFLAVQPEQQQVPTVIDEYYGFGAPLNGLLVNSIQTIVQQAQQVPGEFQLANSFGFQPVDEENIARNLELVEEIVRSRSKDLPDCNEDDDSCSYSEADSSSPQSDSSSSSSYCGSAYSRDQDDEWSPTSSSSGNRRTSKTSGGGVSKKRTRPYGRGVEDKKSRKKEQNKNAATRYRQKKKAEIEEILIEENQLRDINEELKSKSADIGREIRYLKSLMREVYKAKGLI from the coding sequence ATCAATGGCTTGGACAAAAACTCAAGATGCCCCAGCTGGCCGGCAGCTACGTCCAGTCAGCCGTCGTCCCTCTCATCGCTCCCGAGATTGGCCCCTTCCAGCCGCAGCCGGCCAAGGTGCAGAATACCGAGGAGCTGCTGATGGAGTTTGACTGCGTGTACGAGAACGTCGAGCTGACCCACCTGACCCCGCCCCAGACTCCACCGCAGGAGGTGAGCTTCGTCGGTGGCCAGGTCGAGCAGCAGCAGTCGGCGCCGGTGTTTCTTGCCGTCCAGCCGGAACAGCAACAGGTTCCGACCGTCATCGATGAGTACTACGGATTTGGTGCCCCGTTGAACGGCCTGCTGGTCAACTCGATTCAGACCATTGTTCAGCAGGCGCAGCAAGTTCCTGGCGAGTTCCAGCTGGCCAACAGCTTCGGATTCCAGCCGGTGGACGAGGAAAATATCGCTCGCAACTTGGAACTGGTCGAGGAGATTGTCCGGTCCCGTTCCAAAGATCTGCCCGACTGCAACGAAGACGACGATTCGTGCTCCTACTCCGAGGCCGACAGCTCGTCTCCGCAAAGCGATTCCAGCTCGTCGTCTTCGTACTGTGGTTCTGCGTACTCACGCGACCAGGATGACGAATGGAgtccgaccagcagcagcagcggaaacaGGAGGACCAGCAAAACTTCCGGCGGTGGCGTCAGCAAAAAGCGTACCCGACCCTACGGACGCGGCGTCGAGGACAAAAAGTCGCGCAAGAAGGAGCAGAACAAGAACGCTGCCACACGCTACCGTCAGAAGAAGAAGGCCGAGATCGAAGAGATCCTTATTGAAGAAAACCAGCTTAGAGATATAAATGAAGAACTAAAGAGCAAATCCGCCGACATCGGCCGCGAAATTCGTTATCTCAAGAGCCTGATGCGCGAAGTTTACAAAGCAAAAGGATTGATTTAA